The proteins below are encoded in one region of Alkalinema sp. FACHB-956:
- a CDS encoding CAAD domain-containing protein, translating to METELQQAESTAQSEATISLEDAGTLAQLSSSNETSEQVKEVLSVAYEILSNLPERLGEFFTEYKQLMVTLGLIFGSIVAVKLTLALLAALNEIPLVEPVLELIGLGYSTWFIIRFMLKAEKRQEFYVKFNDTKDQVLGSK from the coding sequence ATGGAAACTGAATTGCAACAAGCTGAATCTACAGCACAATCGGAAGCAACGATCAGCCTGGAAGATGCTGGCACTCTGGCGCAACTGTCTAGTTCAAACGAGACCAGCGAACAGGTCAAGGAAGTGCTGAGTGTTGCCTACGAGATTCTGTCCAATCTGCCGGAGCGTTTGGGTGAATTCTTCACTGAGTACAAGCAGTTGATGGTCACCCTGGGATTGATTTTTGGGTCGATCGTAGCCGTCAAGCTGACCCTAGCTTTGTTGGCTGCTTTGAATGAAATTCCGTTGGTTGAGCCCGTTTTGGAGTTGATTGGTTTGGGCTACTCCACGTGGTTCATCATCCGCTTTATGTTGAAGGCCGAAAAGCGCCAAGAGTTCTATGTGAAGTTTAACGATACGAAGGATCAAGTCCTGGGTTCCAAGTAA
- a CDS encoding YqiA/YcfP family alpha/beta fold hydrolase: MMYVYLHGFASSPRSWKAQFAKSRWQKYHQPLITPDLNQNDFSHLTLSRQIHQVQTLIADAPAVTLIGSSFGGLTAAWLGERFANVQRLVLLAPAFYFLENWLPTIEPAALHKWQAGEPMMVDHHGEGQKLPLHYQFIQDLEQYSESHLQKSLPTLIIHGQGDQIIPIQSSYQYSQNRPWVTVESVDDDHALTEIPEAIWQKIEQFCGLQS, from the coding sequence ATGATGTATGTCTATCTCCATGGGTTTGCCTCCAGTCCACGATCGTGGAAAGCCCAGTTTGCCAAATCCCGATGGCAAAAATATCACCAACCCCTCATTACGCCGGATCTTAATCAAAATGATTTCTCGCACCTCACCCTCAGTCGTCAAATTCACCAAGTCCAAACACTAATTGCTGATGCACCCGCTGTGACACTGATTGGCTCTAGTTTTGGGGGACTGACCGCCGCTTGGTTGGGGGAGCGATTTGCGAATGTGCAAAGGTTGGTTTTACTAGCCCCCGCCTTTTATTTTTTGGAAAACTGGCTGCCGACGATCGAGCCAGCGGCTTTGCACAAGTGGCAAGCGGGGGAACCGATGATGGTTGACCACCATGGCGAAGGACAAAAATTGCCGCTGCACTATCAATTTATCCAGGATTTAGAACAGTACTCTGAATCACATTTACAAAAATCCCTACCCACATTAATTATTCATGGTCAAGGGGATCAAATCATTCCGATTCAATCTAGTTATCAATATTCCCAAAATCGCCCTTGGGTGACGGTGGAAAGCGTGGATGACGACCATGCTCTCACGGAGATTCCAGAAGCTATTTGGCAAAAAATTGAGCAATTCTGCGGTTTGCAGTCTTAA
- a CDS encoding sulfite oxidase-like oxidoreductase produces the protein MLGKFFHKPSDELRDRVPPGQHLATGFPVLTYGDTPSVAAENWQLKVWGLAQEKVITWQDLMAMPQSEFTADFHCVTTWSKLDVQWCGVKVTDFMQAIEVDPKAVHVMQHAYGGYTTNLALEDFVREENFLAHTLYGEPLPAPHGGPVRLVVPHLYAWKGAKWINGLEFLDRQELGFWERNGYHHRGEPFAEERYSDL, from the coding sequence ATGCTGGGCAAGTTTTTTCACAAGCCGAGCGACGAATTGCGCGATCGTGTACCTCCGGGGCAGCACCTGGCAACAGGTTTTCCAGTGTTGACCTACGGAGATACACCATCCGTTGCTGCTGAAAATTGGCAGCTTAAAGTATGGGGGCTAGCCCAAGAGAAGGTCATCACCTGGCAGGATCTCATGGCCATGCCCCAAAGTGAGTTTACGGCGGACTTCCACTGTGTGACGACTTGGTCCAAATTGGATGTGCAGTGGTGCGGCGTCAAGGTTACAGATTTTATGCAGGCGATCGAGGTTGATCCCAAGGCTGTGCATGTGATGCAGCACGCCTACGGTGGGTATACAACCAATTTAGCCTTAGAAGATTTTGTACGAGAAGAAAATTTCTTGGCCCACACCCTCTATGGTGAACCCTTGCCTGCGCCCCACGGTGGCCCAGTGCGGCTCGTGGTTCCCCATCTCTACGCTTGGAAAGGGGCTAAGTGGATTAACGGGCTGGAATTTCTCGATCGGCAGGAATTGGGGTTTTGGGAGCGGAACGGCTATCACCATCGGGGTGAGCCCTTTGCAGAAGAACGGTACAGCGATCTTTAA
- a CDS encoding MFS transporter encodes MGVLSLLGFAGGLPFLLTGTGRALQAWLTTNGVSATVIGLFGLAALPYSLKVFWAPLLDRYIPPLLGRRRGWLLLAQIALVVAIVVLGSQSPSQLAQLTIHSSNTCAASSFQGLCEFWQALITILPSPFFQLALLVAFLSATQDISADAYRTDVLKVSEMGSGAAFFVTGYRIALVIAGGIALAIADPKNPQHWSWQQVYWLVAGLMSIGIVATLLAPEPKQFAKPTSMQAAIVQPFQEFFRRMGWQSAVAALGFVVLYRYGDALLNSMAVPFLLSAGYQQGEIGIIQGILGIFATIAGTIFGGAVFSKIGVNKSLWVFGVLQAASNLAYWLLATFGKSGLLVWIPTLTNGVQVGVGQTDAGLLAAIVVENFCGGLGTAGFLGFMMTLCNPQFSATQFALLSSLMAVSRDLLASPAGAWANALGWSSFFLMTIVAALPGLLLLPIFAPWQGTAQQTGDES; translated from the coding sequence ATGGGGGTTCTTTCCCTGCTGGGGTTTGCTGGGGGCCTACCCTTTTTGTTAACGGGCACCGGGCGGGCATTGCAGGCATGGCTCACCACCAATGGGGTTTCCGCCACCGTGATTGGTCTATTTGGGTTGGCGGCGCTTCCCTATTCCCTCAAGGTCTTTTGGGCTCCCTTGCTCGATCGCTACATTCCTCCGCTACTGGGTCGGCGACGGGGCTGGCTACTATTGGCTCAAATTGCCCTAGTGGTCGCGATTGTCGTCCTAGGTAGTCAAAGTCCTAGCCAACTGGCCCAACTCACGATTCACTCCAGCAACACCTGCGCAGCTTCTTCGTTCCAAGGGTTGTGCGAATTTTGGCAGGCTTTGATTACGATTCTTCCCAGTCCCTTCTTCCAGCTTGCCTTACTCGTGGCCTTTCTCAGTGCGACCCAGGATATCAGCGCCGATGCCTATCGAACGGATGTGTTGAAGGTGTCGGAAATGGGCAGTGGGGCGGCTTTTTTCGTGACAGGCTATCGGATTGCGTTGGTGATTGCGGGGGGCATAGCCCTAGCGATCGCCGATCCCAAAAATCCCCAGCATTGGTCATGGCAGCAGGTCTACTGGCTGGTGGCGGGGTTAATGAGTATTGGGATTGTTGCAACGCTGCTGGCTCCGGAACCGAAACAGTTCGCTAAACCGACCAGTATGCAGGCGGCGATCGTGCAGCCGTTCCAGGAATTCTTTCGCCGCATGGGCTGGCAGAGTGCAGTGGCGGCGCTTGGCTTTGTTGTGCTTTACCGCTACGGAGATGCCTTGCTGAACTCCATGGCTGTTCCGTTTTTGCTCAGTGCTGGTTATCAACAGGGCGAAATTGGCATTATTCAAGGAATTCTCGGCATCTTTGCCACGATCGCGGGAACGATCTTCGGGGGAGCCGTTTTTAGCAAAATTGGGGTGAATAAGTCCCTGTGGGTGTTTGGAGTCTTGCAGGCTGCGAGCAACCTGGCCTATTGGCTCCTAGCAACCTTTGGAAAAAGTGGGCTGTTAGTTTGGATTCCAACATTGACCAATGGCGTACAGGTGGGCGTGGGCCAAACGGATGCTGGATTGTTAGCCGCGATCGTGGTGGAAAACTTCTGTGGCGGGTTAGGTACAGCAGGCTTTTTGGGCTTCATGATGACGTTGTGTAATCCCCAATTCTCTGCTACTCAATTCGCCCTACTCTCTAGTTTGATGGCGGTCAGTCGCGACCTTTTAGCCTCTCCGGCAGGTGCTTGGGCCAATGCCCTGGGTTGGAGTAGCTTCTTTTTAATGACCATTGTGGCGGCGTTGCCGGGGCTGTTACTGCTGCCGATTTTTGCCCCATGGCAGGGGACGGCACAGCAAACCGGGGACGAATCCTAA
- a CDS encoding 50S ribosomal protein L32 codes for MACPKKKTSNGKRDQRRATWNRKAELQAQRALSLGKSVLTGRAKGFVYPTETEDEE; via the coding sequence ATGGCATGTCCTAAGAAGAAAACCTCCAATGGCAAACGCGATCAGCGTCGTGCGACTTGGAACCGGAAGGCTGAACTGCAAGCTCAGCGTGCTCTGTCTCTCGGTAAGTCTGTCCTCACCGGTCGGGCTAAGGGATTTGTTTATCCCACTGAAACAGAAGACGAAGAGTAA
- the tsaE gene encoding tRNA (adenosine(37)-N6)-threonylcarbamoyltransferase complex ATPase subunit type 1 TsaE, with translation MNLANAAATHDFGVYLGQHLPTSTVILLEGDLGAGKTSLVQGIGQGLGIEETIDSPTFTLINEYFSGRLPLYHLDLYRLAPEETADLYLETYWDGSEAEPGIMAIEWCDRLPYKPDRYLLLQLTYPEATQGIETEGRQVTLTAIGGLTLADFGLELG, from the coding sequence CTGAATCTCGCCAATGCCGCCGCGACGCACGATTTTGGCGTGTATCTCGGCCAGCACCTTCCTACGAGCACCGTGATTTTGCTAGAGGGTGACTTAGGGGCTGGCAAAACGAGCCTTGTGCAAGGGATCGGTCAAGGTTTGGGGATTGAGGAGACGATCGACAGTCCCACATTTACTCTGATTAACGAATATTTTAGTGGTCGTTTACCCCTCTACCACTTGGATCTTTACCGCCTTGCCCCCGAAGAAACGGCGGATCTATACCTAGAAACCTATTGGGACGGCAGCGAAGCTGAACCGGGCATTATGGCGATCGAATGGTGCGATCGATTGCCCTACAAGCCCGATCGCTACTTATTGCTTCAGTTGACCTACCCGGAAGCGACTCAAGGCATTGAAACTGAGGGGCGTCAAGTGACCCTCACCGCGATCGGGGGATTGACCCTAGCGGATTTTGGGCTTGAGTTGGGGTAG
- a CDS encoding gluconeogenesis factor YvcK family protein, whose product MRTLRQESRHVFPSLGRWFRWLAPGLLLKRWMLISAGGVLLVSLGFAIWVKLTPIYYLTQFAGDFLETVTRMVPNYMSGPLVAAVGFLLIWWGQTRTFDSITEVLMPDEDQGLVDVLWTHRRLNRGPRIVAIGGGTGLSTLLRGLKLSSTNVTAIVTVADDGGSSGRLRREIGVLPPGDIRNCLAALADEEKLMTELFQYRFKAGDGLTGHSFGNLFLTAMSEVTGDLERAVAASSKVLAIKGEVLPATLSDVCLWAEMEDGRRIEGESNIPEAGGKIVNIGCTPANPPALPKAIAAIHEADYIIIGPGSLYTSIIPNLLVPEIAEAIAQRQVPCVYICNVMTQPGETDDFTVADHIRAIDRVCGQPLFDAVLVQRRPPSAKAIAHYAKENSYPVVLDSEAVGQLGRRIIRADVIDEDPDTGWVRHNPQQLAGVLLRWYERQNRALYAQESREDMVRSYHREG is encoded by the coding sequence ATGCGCACTCTTCGCCAGGAGTCCCGCCATGTCTTTCCCAGTCTTGGCCGCTGGTTTCGCTGGCTAGCCCCTGGTCTATTGCTCAAACGCTGGATGCTGATTAGTGCGGGAGGGGTTCTGCTGGTTTCCCTGGGCTTTGCCATTTGGGTCAAGCTGACACCGATCTATTACCTCACTCAATTTGCGGGCGACTTCCTTGAAACCGTAACTCGCATGGTGCCGAACTATATGAGTGGACCACTGGTGGCAGCCGTGGGATTTTTGCTGATTTGGTGGGGCCAAACTCGTACCTTCGATTCCATTACAGAAGTCCTGATGCCCGATGAGGATCAAGGGTTGGTGGATGTACTGTGGACCCATCGACGGTTGAATCGGGGGCCGCGAATTGTCGCGATCGGCGGCGGCACGGGCTTGTCTACCCTACTGCGGGGCTTGAAGCTGTCGAGTACCAATGTGACCGCGATCGTTACCGTAGCGGACGATGGTGGATCCTCTGGACGGTTACGGCGGGAAATTGGAGTCTTGCCACCGGGGGATATTCGCAACTGCCTAGCAGCCCTGGCGGATGAAGAAAAGCTGATGACTGAACTATTTCAATACCGGTTTAAGGCCGGGGATGGCTTAACCGGGCATAGTTTTGGCAATCTTTTCCTGACGGCCATGAGCGAAGTGACGGGAGATTTGGAGCGGGCGGTTGCGGCCAGTTCCAAGGTTCTAGCAATCAAAGGGGAAGTGCTGCCTGCCACCTTGAGTGATGTTTGCCTCTGGGCAGAAATGGAAGATGGACGGCGGATTGAAGGCGAATCCAATATTCCTGAAGCGGGTGGCAAAATCGTTAATATTGGCTGTACGCCGGCCAACCCTCCAGCACTCCCCAAGGCGATCGCGGCGATTCACGAAGCGGATTACATCATCATTGGCCCCGGCAGTCTCTACACCAGCATTATTCCGAATCTTCTCGTTCCGGAAATTGCTGAAGCGATCGCCCAACGCCAAGTCCCCTGTGTTTACATCTGTAACGTCATGACCCAACCGGGGGAAACCGATGACTTCACCGTAGCCGATCATATTCGCGCGATCGATCGGGTTTGCGGTCAACCGCTGTTTGATGCAGTTCTCGTCCAGCGTCGTCCACCGTCCGCCAAGGCGATCGCCCACTATGCCAAGGAAAACTCCTATCCTGTCGTGTTGGACAGTGAAGCAGTAGGACAACTGGGTCGGCGTATCATTCGGGCAGACGTGATTGACGAGGATCCGGATACGGGGTGGGTTCGCCACAATCCCCAGCAATTAGCAGGGGTGCTGCTCCGGTGGTACGAGCGGCAAAATCGGGCGCTGTATGCCCAGGAAAGCCGTGAGGATATGGTCAGAAGCTACCACCGAGAAGGATAA